Proteins encoded together in one Streptomyces umbrinus window:
- a CDS encoding SpoIIE family protein phosphatase — MRSHNESSDDSPGYPFDETATARAVIDGDGILVEWNEGARRLLGHAPAEVVGLPAANLLAPDAGALLPPSADHRWNETLALRHRDGRTLNVWLLAHRRSPELGDRSDWLVVTPLENGEPRTEADSLSAMFLEQSPCATALFDERLRLRRVNAVMAESIGLPEERIRGLRIPEIGGRPQNDELEASMLQVLLTGQRQDVQTLGTGNTDGALAWLARMAPLTDAEGRVVGVCLSAHDFTDQYLARERLQIVNEASIRIGSTLDVTRTAQELADVCVPALADFVSIDLVDPPEHGGEPYTGPISAPVSLRRAAHRSVNPGNPEAVVKLGQIDVYPASSPQADSLVAGRPIVASDPMRTLADWLAWDPARGERVRELGIHTTMSVPIQARGATLGVAVFTRFRRPDPFTADDVLLAEEVTARAAVCIDNARRFSRERETAIALQRSLLPRTLPRTAAVEAASRYLPAARAGVGGDWFDVIPLSGMRVAMVVGDVVGHGVQASATMGRLRTAVRTLADIDLAPDELLTHLDDLVVRLSSEAGEGTTGEVGATCLYAVYDPVTRVCTLARAGHPPPLMLRPNGSPEEVDVPPGPPLGLGGLPFESVELRLPEGTVLALYTDGLIESRDRDPDESRAVLCRALGRSAGSLDETCHDILQSLLPSTGASDDVALLLARTKGLPTSQVATWDIPADPALVAPIRKQAVQQLETWDLSEAGFTTELVVSELVTNAIRYGERPIRLRLIHDATTLIVEVSDSSHTAPHLRRAKIFDEGGRGLLLVAQLTERWGSRHTTEGKTIWAELTLGEE, encoded by the coding sequence ATGAGGAGCCACAACGAATCCTCGGACGACAGCCCGGGGTACCCGTTCGACGAGACCGCCACCGCGCGGGCCGTCATCGACGGCGACGGCATCCTCGTCGAGTGGAACGAGGGCGCCCGGCGCCTGCTCGGCCATGCCCCGGCCGAGGTCGTGGGCCTCCCCGCCGCGAACCTCCTGGCCCCGGACGCCGGAGCCCTGCTCCCCCCGTCGGCCGACCACCGCTGGAACGAGACACTCGCGCTGCGCCACCGGGACGGGCGGACCCTGAACGTATGGCTGCTCGCGCACCGGCGCAGCCCCGAGCTCGGCGACCGCAGCGACTGGCTCGTCGTCACCCCGCTGGAGAACGGCGAGCCGCGGACGGAGGCCGATTCCCTCTCCGCCATGTTCCTGGAGCAGTCACCCTGCGCCACCGCCCTCTTCGACGAACGGCTGCGGCTTCGACGGGTCAACGCGGTGATGGCCGAGTCGATAGGCCTCCCGGAGGAACGTATCCGCGGGCTGCGCATCCCCGAGATCGGCGGCAGACCGCAGAACGACGAGCTCGAGGCGTCCATGCTCCAGGTGCTCCTGACCGGGCAGCGCCAGGACGTACAGACCCTGGGCACCGGCAACACGGACGGCGCGCTGGCCTGGCTGGCGCGGATGGCGCCGCTGACCGACGCCGAGGGCCGGGTGGTCGGTGTCTGTCTGTCCGCCCACGACTTCACCGACCAGTACCTCGCCCGGGAGCGCCTCCAGATCGTGAACGAGGCGAGCATCCGCATCGGCTCCACACTCGACGTCACCCGTACGGCCCAGGAGCTGGCCGATGTCTGCGTGCCCGCGCTCGCCGACTTCGTCAGCATCGACCTCGTGGATCCGCCGGAGCACGGCGGCGAGCCGTACACCGGCCCGATCTCCGCTCCCGTGAGCCTGCGCCGGGCCGCCCACCGGTCGGTGAACCCCGGCAATCCGGAGGCCGTGGTCAAGCTGGGCCAGATCGACGTCTACCCTGCCTCCTCGCCGCAGGCCGACTCCCTGGTCGCCGGTCGGCCCATCGTGGCCTCGGACCCCATGAGGACACTGGCGGACTGGCTCGCCTGGGATCCGGCGCGCGGCGAGCGCGTCAGGGAACTCGGCATCCACACGACGATGTCCGTTCCGATCCAGGCCCGCGGTGCGACGCTGGGCGTCGCCGTCTTCACCCGGTTCCGGCGCCCCGACCCCTTCACCGCCGACGACGTTCTGCTGGCCGAGGAGGTCACGGCCAGGGCGGCCGTCTGCATCGACAACGCCCGGCGTTTCTCCCGCGAGCGCGAGACCGCGATCGCCCTGCAGCGCAGTCTGCTGCCCCGGACGCTCCCCCGGACGGCCGCCGTCGAGGCGGCCTCGCGCTATCTGCCCGCGGCCCGGGCCGGGGTCGGCGGCGACTGGTTCGACGTGATCCCGCTGTCGGGGATGCGCGTCGCCATGGTCGTCGGAGACGTCGTCGGCCACGGGGTTCAGGCCTCCGCCACGATGGGGCGGCTACGGACCGCCGTGCGCACCCTCGCCGACATCGACCTGGCACCGGACGAGCTGCTGACCCACCTCGACGACCTGGTCGTCCGGCTCTCCTCGGAGGCCGGCGAGGGAACCACGGGCGAGGTGGGAGCCACCTGTCTGTACGCCGTGTACGACCCGGTCACCCGCGTCTGCACACTCGCCCGGGCGGGCCACCCGCCACCGCTGATGCTGCGGCCGAACGGCTCGCCCGAGGAGGTCGACGTACCGCCGGGGCCTCCGCTGGGCCTGGGCGGGCTGCCGTTCGAGTCGGTCGAGCTCCGGCTGCCCGAGGGCACCGTGCTCGCCCTCTACACCGACGGTCTGATCGAGAGCCGCGACCGTGACCCGGACGAGAGCCGAGCGGTGCTGTGCCGGGCGCTCGGACGCAGCGCGGGCTCCCTCGACGAGACCTGCCACGACATCCTCCAGTCGCTGCTCCCGTCGACCGGCGCCTCCGACGACGTGGCCCTGCTGCTCGCCCGGACGAAGGGGCTGCCGACCTCGCAGGTGGCGACCTGGGACATCCCCGCCGATCCGGCCCTCGTCGCCCCGATCCGCAAGCAGGCCGTTCAGCAGCTGGAGACCTGGGACCTGAGCGAGGCGGGCTTCACGACCGAACTGGTCGTGAGCGAACTCGTCACCAACGCCATCCGGTACGGCGAGCGTCCGATCCGGCTACGGCTGATCCACGACGCCACCACGCTGATCGTCGAGGTGTCGGACTCCAGCCACACCGCGCCGCATCTGCGCCGCGCCAAGATCTTCGACGAGGGCGGCCGCGGTCTGCTCCTGGTCGCCCAGCTCACCGAGCGCTGGGGCAGCCGTCACACCACCGAGGGCAAGACGATCTGGGCGGAGCTGACACTCGGCGAGGAGTGA